A window of the Apostichopus japonicus isolate 1M-3 chromosome 8, ASM3797524v1, whole genome shotgun sequence genome harbors these coding sequences:
- the LOC139970683 gene encoding tRNA (adenine(58)-N(1))-methyltransferase catalytic subunit TRMT61A-like: MSFLGFKEVVEEEDVAIIYLGHNNLLPLKLCCGKTTQTKYGALKHHDLIGKKYGTMINTHGDKGWLFILHPNPELWTVTLPHRTQILYFADISLITFELELKPGSLVAEAGTGSGSLSHAMARTLAPNGHLYTYEFHKQRADIAKEEFESHGLSSVVTLANRDVMKDGFQDDVVVDAVFLDLPSPWLVVPHAKKVLKTDGGRICSFSPCIEQAQRTCQILFDIGFCEVKTVECLLRPYDIRFTSLPEPNFGFPLQKAKADTEDGSVHGNDGNKKIEKSDLGSHEEVPPLRKKPRWNTDSVSGNSKQDKDQVPGGKYAVPSKDIIGHSGYLTFATLNESKM; this comes from the exons ATGAGTTTCTTGGGTTTTAAAGAAGTTGTAGAAGAGGAAGATGTAGCAATAATCTACTTGGGTCATAACAATCTCCTGCCATTGAAGCTTTGCTGTGGGAAGACAACTCAGACTAAATATGGAGCTTTGAAACATCATGACCTCATAGGAAAGAAGTATGGAACCATGATAAATACTCACGGAGACAAAGGATGGCTCTTTATTTTACATCCTAATCCAGAACTGTGGACAGTGACTCTACCTCACAGGACTCAGATCCTATACTTTGCAGATATCAGCCTTATCACGTTTGAGTTAGAGCTCAAGCCAGGATCCTTGGTAGCCGAAGCAG GCACTGGAAGTGGATCTCTGTCTCATGCCATGGCTAGGACTCTTGCTCCAAATGGTCACCTATACACATATGAGTTTCACAAACAGAGGGCAGATATTGCCAAGGAGGAATTTGAGAGCCATGGCCTTTCATCAGTAGTGACATTAGCCAATCGGGATGTGATGAAG GATGGCTTTCAAGATGACGTCGTAGTTGATGCTGTATTTCTTGATCTGCCCTCACCCTGGCTGGTTGTTCCTCATGCAAAGAAAGTTCTCAAGACAGATG GTGGAAGAATATGTTCATTTTCACCATGCATTGAACAGGCTCAAAGGACATGTCAAATTCTATTCGATATTGGATTTTGTGAGGTAAAAACAGTTGAATGTTTGTTGCGACCATATGATATCAGATTTACCAGTTTACCGGAACCCAACTTTGGGTTTCCTCTCCAGAAAGCAAAAGCAGATACTGAAGATGGAAGTGTGCATGGTAATGATGGCAACAAGAAGATAGAAAAGTCAGACCTAGGTAGCCATGAGGAAGTTCCCCCATTGAGGAAGAAACCAAGGTGGAATACTGACAGCGTATCAGGAAATTCTAAACAAGATAAAGATCAAGTTCCTGGAGGGAAATATGCTGTACCTTCCAAGGATATTATTGGACATAGTGGATATTTAACGTTTGCAACTTTAAATGAATCGAAGATGTAA